One Pseudodesulfovibrio cashew DNA window includes the following coding sequences:
- the hcp gene encoding hydroxylamine reductase — MFCYQCQETAKNAGCTIKGMCGKPEETANLQDLLIFVLRGIAVYGAKLKELGHPDRTNDDFVLQGLFATITNANWDDVRFEGMIEEALNRRDALKAKFMDAYKAKNGKEYTDSLPEAATWSGPVSSFAEKAKTVGIQATEDEDVRSLREFLIIGLKGVAAYAEHAAVLGFRKPEIDDFMLEALASTTKDLSVDEMVGLVMKAGETAVTTMALLDEANTTTYGNPEITEVNIGVGTKPGILISGHDLKDMEELLKQTEGTGIDVYTHGEMLPANYYPAFKKYDHFVGNYGGSWWHQNTEFEDFNGPILLTTNCLVPLKKSNTYLDRLYTTGVVGYEGAKHIAERPEGGAKDFSGIIAQAKQCSPPTELEKGTIVGGFAHHQVTALADKVVDAVKSGAIKRFVVMAGCDGRQKSREYYTEVAENLPKDTVILTAGCAKFRYNKLNLGDIGGIPRVLDAGQCNDSYSLAVIALKLKEIFELEDINDLPVSYDIAWYEQKAVAVLLALLFLGVKGIRLGPTLPGFLSPNVAKVVIEKFDLKPIGTVQEDIAAMMAGK, encoded by the coding sequence ATGTTCTGCTACCAATGTCAAGAAACGGCTAAAAACGCAGGTTGTACAATCAAAGGAATGTGCGGAAAGCCGGAGGAAACGGCCAATCTTCAAGATCTTCTGATTTTTGTCCTTAGAGGTATCGCCGTATATGGAGCAAAACTTAAGGAATTGGGACACCCGGACCGGACAAATGACGATTTCGTACTCCAAGGATTATTTGCAACCATCACCAACGCAAATTGGGATGATGTCCGTTTCGAAGGCATGATTGAAGAAGCCCTGAATCGCCGTGACGCGCTCAAAGCGAAATTCATGGATGCTTACAAGGCAAAAAATGGCAAAGAATATACAGACTCTCTGCCCGAGGCAGCGACATGGAGTGGGCCGGTTTCTTCCTTTGCGGAGAAAGCCAAAACCGTCGGCATCCAGGCCACGGAAGACGAAGATGTACGCTCCTTGCGAGAGTTCCTGATCATCGGCCTCAAGGGCGTGGCAGCCTATGCCGAACATGCCGCTGTACTTGGCTTCCGCAAGCCGGAAATCGATGACTTCATGCTTGAAGCACTGGCATCTACGACCAAAGATCTGTCTGTTGATGAAATGGTCGGCTTGGTTATGAAGGCTGGAGAAACCGCAGTCACAACGATGGCTCTGCTGGATGAGGCCAACACCACCACATACGGAAACCCGGAAATCACCGAAGTCAACATCGGTGTAGGCACTAAGCCCGGCATCCTCATCAGCGGCCATGACCTCAAGGACATGGAAGAGCTGCTCAAACAGACTGAGGGAACGGGCATCGACGTCTATACGCATGGCGAGATGCTCCCTGCCAACTACTATCCGGCCTTCAAGAAGTATGACCACTTCGTAGGCAACTATGGTGGTTCATGGTGGCATCAGAACACGGAATTCGAGGACTTCAATGGCCCAATCCTTCTGACCACCAACTGTCTCGTGCCGCTCAAGAAAAGCAACACCTACCTCGACCGTCTCTATACAACGGGCGTCGTGGGGTACGAAGGAGCCAAGCATATCGCCGAACGTCCTGAAGGCGGAGCCAAGGACTTTTCGGGGATCATTGCCCAGGCAAAGCAGTGTTCGCCCCCTACGGAACTCGAAAAGGGCACCATCGTCGGCGGCTTCGCGCATCATCAGGTCACCGCATTGGCCGACAAAGTCGTGGATGCCGTCAAGTCCGGTGCAATTAAACGATTCGTGGTCATGGCAGGTTGTGATGGACGCCAGAAGTCTCGCGAGTACTACACGGAAGTCGCAGAAAACCTTCCCAAAGACACGGTTATCCTGACCGCCGGATGTGCCAAGTTCCGCTATAACAAGCTGAACCTCGGGGACATCGGTGGCATCCCGCGTGTCCTCGATGCAGGTCAGTGTAATGACTCCTATTCTCTTGCCGTCATTGCCCTCAAGCTCAAGGAAATCTTTGAACTGGAAGACATCAACGACCTCCCGGTGTCCTACGACATCGCCTGGTACGAGCAAAAGGCAGTCGCGGTCCTTCTCGCCCTGCTCTTCCTGGGCGTCAAAGGCATCCGCCTGGGGCCGACTCTGCCTGGATTCCTGTCCCCCAATGTAGCCAAGGTCGTCATTGAGAAGTTCGACCTCAAACCCATCGGAACCGTTCAGGAAGACATCGCTGCCATGATGGCTGGCAAATAA
- a CDS encoding CBS domain-containing protein, producing MKKQCDPLVLTDEDILDAMQAMQGYVDITPGTFKEIYSISYDLALKRIRSLGKAEEIMTAPVHCLNKEMSLTEAASFMAEHGISGAPVVDGKGLVCGVISEKDFLRKMGLPTTAGIMSVVGECLTVNKCLVSGLRGHYVHEIMSQPPISAREETTLAEISQLFTNHSINRIPICNMDGSPLGIITRSDLVSSMCQTV from the coding sequence ATGAAAAAACAGTGTGATCCATTAGTGCTAACAGATGAAGACATCCTTGATGCCATGCAAGCCATGCAGGGCTATGTGGACATTACACCGGGGACGTTCAAAGAAATTTATTCGATATCGTATGATTTGGCTTTGAAAAGAATCAGATCATTGGGAAAAGCGGAAGAGATCATGACCGCGCCCGTTCATTGCCTGAACAAAGAAATGAGCCTCACAGAGGCGGCTTCTTTCATGGCCGAACACGGCATAAGTGGCGCTCCGGTTGTCGATGGCAAAGGGCTCGTCTGCGGGGTCATTTCTGAGAAAGACTTTCTCCGCAAAATGGGACTACCAACAACCGCAGGCATCATGTCCGTCGTTGGAGAATGTCTGACAGTCAACAAGTGCTTGGTTTCCGGCCTGCGAGGCCATTACGTCCATGAAATAATGAGCCAACCTCCCATATCCGCACGGGAGGAAACAACGCTGGCTGAAATCTCACAACTGTTCACGAACCATTCAATAAATCGAATCCCCATCTGCAATATGGATGGATCCCCCCTCGGAATCATAACGAGAAGCGATCTCGTCAGCTCCATGTGTCAAACGGTGTAA
- a CDS encoding HPP family protein: MNIFGKMKGTTQSPPRVGSSEVVWSWIGAFLGIALVGSFQSLIVDSIDRNLLIGSFGATAVLVYGAIRSPLAQPRNVLGGHVLSAIVGVLSFQIAGDITWLAAALAVSTAIALMHVTKTLHPPGGATALIAVIGGDSIHNLGYFYALIPVGLGAILLLAVALVVNNMAGKRRYPEFWL; this comes from the coding sequence ATGAATATTTTTGGAAAAATGAAAGGAACCACGCAGAGTCCTCCCAGAGTCGGAAGCTCAGAGGTAGTCTGGTCGTGGATAGGCGCCTTTCTCGGCATTGCGCTTGTGGGTTCATTTCAATCTTTGATTGTCGATAGCATTGACCGCAACCTTCTGATCGGTTCATTCGGAGCCACGGCAGTCCTCGTCTACGGAGCGATACGCAGCCCGTTGGCGCAGCCACGAAACGTCCTCGGCGGACATGTCCTCTCGGCGATAGTCGGTGTGCTGTCATTTCAGATAGCGGGGGACATCACCTGGCTGGCGGCGGCCCTGGCCGTATCTACCGCCATAGCGTTGATGCACGTAACCAAGACATTACACCCTCCGGGTGGTGCGACCGCGCTCATAGCCGTGATCGGCGGCGATTCGATCCACAACCTGGGATATTTTTATGCGCTGATTCCGGTTGGTCTCGGAGCGATTCTTCTCCTCGCAGTCGCATTAGTGGTCAACAATATGGCCGGTAAGCGGCGTTATCCCGAGTTCTGGCTTTAA
- a CDS encoding anaerobic nitric oxide reductase flavorubredoxin translates to MSFKLTESVTWVGKIDWELQKFHGEEYSTFKGSSYNSYLVRDEKTVLIDTVYGPFGKEFVANLEREIDLDKIDYIVMNHCEVDHSGGLPELMRRIPDVPIYCSAQAVKILKGYYHSDWNFQVVKTGDTLSLGEKTLSFISAPMLHWPDSMFTYMDKENVLFSNDAFGHHLASDLMYNDLVDQEELMNECIKYYANILTPFSKLVTKKINEVVGLGLPVDFIFPSHGIMWRDNPLQIVQKYLEWAGDYQEDQITIIYDTMWNSTRDMAEAIASGIRQANKDVVIKILHVGQRDKNDILTEIFRSKMVVAGCSTINKGILSHMAGMLEMIHGLAFKNKKGAAFGSYGWSGESVKMISDSLEKAGIEVVTDGLKTLWKPDEAGRRECEAYGRKLAENL, encoded by the coding sequence ATGAGTTTCAAACTGACAGAGAGCGTTACCTGGGTCGGTAAGATTGATTGGGAATTACAAAAATTCCATGGAGAGGAGTACTCAACTTTCAAAGGCTCTTCTTACAATTCATACCTCGTCCGAGATGAGAAAACAGTTCTGATCGACACGGTCTATGGCCCCTTTGGAAAGGAATTCGTCGCCAATCTGGAAAGAGAAATCGATTTGGACAAGATCGACTACATCGTCATGAACCACTGCGAGGTGGATCATAGCGGGGGGCTACCGGAACTCATGCGCCGCATACCGGACGTACCGATTTACTGTTCGGCCCAAGCGGTAAAAATACTGAAAGGCTACTACCACTCCGACTGGAATTTCCAGGTGGTCAAAACGGGAGACACTCTCTCCCTGGGAGAGAAAACCCTTTCCTTCATTTCAGCCCCGATGCTCCATTGGCCGGACTCCATGTTCACCTATATGGACAAGGAGAACGTCTTATTCAGCAACGACGCCTTTGGTCACCATCTCGCATCCGACCTAATGTACAACGATTTGGTCGATCAGGAAGAACTCATGAACGAATGCATAAAATATTATGCAAACATCCTCACGCCGTTCAGCAAGTTAGTGACAAAAAAGATCAACGAAGTGGTTGGGCTGGGATTGCCCGTTGACTTCATCTTCCCCAGCCATGGCATCATGTGGCGCGATAATCCTCTTCAGATCGTACAGAAATATCTGGAGTGGGCAGGCGATTATCAGGAAGATCAAATCACCATCATCTATGACACGATGTGGAACAGCACGCGGGACATGGCTGAAGCGATCGCTTCGGGCATCCGCCAGGCAAACAAAGACGTCGTCATCAAGATTCTCCATGTCGGGCAGCGCGACAAGAATGACATTCTTACGGAGATATTCCGCTCCAAAATGGTGGTAGCAGGTTGTTCGACCATCAACAAAGGCATTCTCTCCCACATGGCGGGCATGCTCGAAATGATCCACGGGCTTGCCTTCAAGAACAAGAAAGGAGCAGCCTTCGGCTCCTACGGCTGGTCGGGAGAGAGTGTCAAAATGATTTCTGACAGTCTTGAAAAAGCAGGAATAGAAGTGGTCACGGACGGATTGAAAACATTGTGGAAGCCTGACGAAGCGGGTCGCCGAGAATGCGAAGCATACGGTAGAAAACTCGCAGAGAACTTATAG
- a CDS encoding cupin domain-containing protein, whose translation MSNTKKVGVAFEIEGSIQYADDSVVSQTLLNKDTGTITLFAFDEGQGLSEHTAPFDAVVHILDGQAQITIGGESHAVSKGEMIIMPANIPHALHAEQKFKMLLTMIRGE comes from the coding sequence ATGAGCAATACCAAGAAAGTTGGAGTCGCTTTTGAAATTGAGGGATCAATTCAGTATGCCGATGACTCTGTGGTCAGCCAGACTCTGCTCAACAAGGATACAGGAACAATCACACTCTTCGCCTTTGACGAAGGCCAGGGACTGAGCGAACACACAGCCCCGTTTGATGCAGTTGTCCACATCCTGGACGGACAGGCCCAGATCACCATTGGTGGGGAATCTCATGCAGTGAGCAAAGGCGAGATGATCATCATGCCTGCCAACATTCCTCATGCGCTTCATGCCGAGCAAAAGTTTAAGATGCTCCTGACTATGATTCGGGGAGAATAA
- a CDS encoding YHS domain-containing protein has protein sequence MGGCCDQGYKPKEAENVAKDPVCGMKVDCGKKDALKINHDGQDIFFCSTACMTKFINDPGAYCNPKKSLFCFFKRH, from the coding sequence ATGGGCGGATGTTGCGATCAAGGCTATAAGCCTAAGGAAGCGGAAAATGTTGCCAAGGATCCGGTCTGTGGAATGAAGGTGGATTGTGGGAAGAAGGATGCCCTCAAGATCAATCATGATGGTCAGGACATCTTTTTTTGTAGCACAGCCTGCATGACCAAGTTTATAAACGATCCTGGAGCCTATTGTAATCCAAAGAAGTCGCTATTCTGTTTTTTCAAGCGACACTAA
- a CDS encoding SHOCT domain-containing protein: MNTFLANTVAPMTSNGSGNWDGHMMNTPFGGLMMVLIVAAIAYFVFISMRSSNRKDGNDSPLEILKQRYARGEIDKETYARMKEEIENGKR, translated from the coding sequence ATGAACACATTTCTTGCCAATACTGTTGCTCCTATGACCTCTAATGGTTCTGGGAACTGGGATGGACATATGATGAATACGCCCTTCGGTGGTCTAATGATGGTGCTTATTGTGGCCGCCATCGCTTATTTTGTATTCATAAGCATGAGAAGCTCTAACAGAAAGGATGGAAATGACTCCCCTCTGGAGATTTTGAAGCAGCGTTATGCCAGGGGGGAGATCGATAAGGAAACCTACGCTCGAATGAAGGAAGAAATCGAAAACGGGAAGCGATAG
- a CDS encoding heavy metal translocating P-type ATPase produces MSESYHDKREESSHSNNTDPVCGMDVKNDENALKTSIDGKDYFFCSDHCLKKFTDNPNEYIEEKATPLDPEASTQTNGYICPMHPEVRQNSPGSCPKCGMALEAEIPTSNAVRYTCPMHPEVMQDGPGSCPKCGMALEPMTVEADEENPEYDFMRKRFWISALFCIPLVIIAMRDMLPGGEYLDHLASNETYHWLELALATPVVAWSGWVFHVRAIQSIMNRSLNMFTLIGLGTSVAYIYSIIAVLFPDIFPTSFRDESGAVGVYFEASAVIITLVLLGQMLELKARGQTSAAIKSLLGLAPKTARKVSDDGTEEDVPLEEVLVGDKLRVRPGEKIPVDGVVIDGNSNVDESMITGEPQPVGKTSGDKVVGATVNGTGSLVVEAEKVGADTLLSQIVHMVSEAQRSRAPVQKLADTVAGIFVPLVIGAAVIAFTIFGIWGPAPKMAHAIIVAVSVLIIACPCALGLATPVSIMVAMGKGASAGVLFKNAEAIETFKQVDTLVVDKTGTLTEGKPKLTKMEVIDGTDEKTFLSLVGSVERNSEHPLAEAIATGAKQRGAAFKEVEAFESVTGKGVGAIVAGHKILLGNSRLMADNDIDTRELTPKAETLRSEGSTVMFGAVDGKATGLLCVADPIKETTPQAIEALHNEGLYIVMLTGDTATTAQAVASELGLDDVIAEVLPDGKAATIKRLQEEGRTVAMAGDGINDAPALAQAHVGVAMGTGADVAMESAGVTLVKGDLRGIVRARRLSQATMRNIKQNLFFAFIYNALGIPIAGGALFPMFGIFLNPMIAAAAMSFSSVSVISNALRLRGAKL; encoded by the coding sequence ATGAGCGAATCTTATCATGATAAACGCGAGGAAAGCTCTCATTCAAACAACACAGATCCTGTCTGTGGAATGGATGTCAAAAACGATGAAAACGCGCTCAAGACGTCCATTGATGGAAAAGATTATTTCTTTTGCAGCGACCATTGTTTGAAAAAATTTACCGACAATCCCAATGAGTATATCGAGGAAAAGGCCACCCCCCTTGATCCCGAAGCTTCAACTCAAACGAATGGCTATATTTGTCCAATGCATCCTGAGGTTCGACAGAACAGTCCAGGATCATGTCCCAAGTGCGGAATGGCCCTTGAGGCAGAAATCCCTACGTCCAATGCTGTAAGATACACATGCCCTATGCATCCTGAGGTTATGCAGGACGGGCCAGGCAGTTGTCCGAAATGCGGCATGGCCTTGGAGCCAATGACCGTGGAGGCCGACGAAGAGAATCCCGAATATGACTTTATGCGAAAACGATTCTGGATTTCAGCATTATTCTGTATTCCTCTCGTCATAATAGCAATGCGCGACATGTTGCCGGGAGGGGAATATCTTGACCATCTGGCATCCAATGAAACGTATCACTGGTTAGAACTGGCATTGGCAACTCCCGTCGTTGCGTGGAGCGGATGGGTCTTTCACGTCCGGGCCATCCAATCCATAATGAACCGCAGCCTCAACATGTTCACCCTTATTGGCCTCGGAACTTCAGTGGCCTACATTTACAGCATCATTGCCGTACTATTCCCTGATATATTCCCCACATCTTTCCGCGATGAATCAGGAGCAGTCGGCGTGTATTTCGAAGCCTCTGCCGTCATCATCACTCTGGTCCTCCTCGGACAGATGCTTGAACTCAAAGCTCGGGGGCAGACCAGCGCTGCCATCAAGAGCCTTCTCGGGTTGGCCCCCAAAACCGCTCGTAAAGTATCCGATGACGGTACGGAAGAAGACGTTCCTTTGGAGGAGGTGCTTGTCGGTGACAAGCTACGAGTGCGCCCCGGAGAAAAGATACCGGTAGACGGCGTCGTGATTGACGGCAACAGCAATGTGGACGAATCGATGATTACTGGCGAACCACAACCAGTGGGCAAGACCTCGGGAGATAAGGTCGTAGGTGCTACTGTCAACGGCACAGGCTCGCTGGTCGTGGAGGCTGAAAAGGTGGGCGCTGATACACTTCTGTCCCAAATCGTCCATATGGTTTCCGAAGCCCAGCGAAGCCGTGCTCCTGTGCAAAAACTCGCCGACACTGTGGCCGGAATCTTCGTTCCGTTGGTCATCGGCGCGGCGGTAATAGCTTTCACAATCTTTGGAATTTGGGGACCAGCCCCCAAGATGGCGCACGCCATCATCGTGGCGGTATCCGTCCTTATCATTGCATGCCCGTGCGCCCTTGGACTGGCGACGCCCGTATCGATCATGGTCGCCATGGGAAAGGGGGCCTCCGCAGGCGTGCTGTTCAAAAACGCCGAAGCGATAGAGACATTCAAGCAAGTTGATACGCTGGTTGTCGATAAGACGGGAACCCTGACGGAAGGCAAACCAAAGCTGACCAAGATGGAAGTCATTGACGGTACGGATGAGAAAACATTTCTCTCTTTGGTAGGAAGCGTTGAACGCAACAGCGAACACCCCTTGGCTGAAGCCATTGCCACAGGAGCGAAACAACGTGGAGCTGCATTCAAGGAAGTTGAGGCATTCGAATCCGTAACCGGCAAGGGGGTCGGAGCCATCGTTGCAGGCCACAAGATTCTGTTGGGCAACAGCAGATTGATGGCTGACAACGATATCGACACTCGTGAGCTGACCCCAAAGGCCGAGACCTTGCGGAGCGAAGGGAGTACCGTCATGTTCGGTGCTGTGGATGGTAAGGCGACCGGCCTACTCTGCGTCGCAGATCCTATAAAAGAGACAACACCTCAGGCTATTGAAGCACTACATAATGAAGGACTGTACATCGTTATGTTGACAGGAGACACGGCCACGACAGCCCAGGCTGTCGCTTCCGAGCTTGGCCTTGATGACGTCATTGCGGAAGTCCTGCCAGACGGAAAGGCCGCAACGATAAAACGGCTTCAGGAAGAAGGTCGAACCGTTGCCATGGCTGGAGACGGTATCAACGATGCCCCCGCACTGGCGCAGGCTCATGTGGGGGTTGCCATGGGAACCGGGGCCGATGTCGCCATGGAAAGCGCAGGAGTCACTCTGGTCAAGGGTGACCTGAGAGGGATAGTCCGGGCCAGAAGGTTGAGCCAGGCGACCATGCGAAACATCAAGCAGAACTTGTTCTTCGCATTTATATACAACGCATTGGGCATCCCCATAGCGGGCGGTGCGCTTTTCCCAATGTTCGGCATTTTTCTCAATCCCATGATTGCGGCAGCTGCCATGAGCTTCAGTTCCGTTTCTGTGATCAGCAACGCTCTGCGTTTGCGTGGCGCAAAGCTTTAA
- a CDS encoding DUF4118 domain-containing protein, translating to MQEKEASVVNPKTIVTAVLVLAISASHYVTAMTDLRPHVVLRELYYLPIILSGLWFGMKGGLGVSGLIVLLYAPMIILNWSDLAAVDLERILECGLFITVGLLTGLLRDREQAKESQRAEQVAALAGTVAHEINSPLFAALSAAQMLEEDLEDQSKEDVGLIIRNLMDIKEQVRKISGIKDVILQDYAGNTQVATLGGEE from the coding sequence ATGCAAGAAAAGGAGGCATCAGTGGTAAACCCAAAGACCATTGTGACCGCCGTATTAGTGCTTGCCATCTCGGCGTCCCACTATGTCACGGCCATGACCGACCTGCGACCACATGTGGTTCTCAGGGAACTCTACTATCTGCCTATTATCCTGTCTGGCCTGTGGTTCGGAATGAAAGGAGGGCTAGGTGTTTCTGGACTGATCGTACTACTTTACGCACCAATGATTATACTCAACTGGTCTGATTTGGCCGCAGTTGATTTAGAGCGCATCCTGGAATGTGGATTGTTCATAACGGTGGGCCTACTGACGGGCCTATTGCGAGACCGGGAACAAGCCAAAGAAAGCCAGCGGGCAGAACAGGTCGCCGCCTTGGCAGGCACTGTGGCTCATGAAATCAACTCTCCGCTTTTCGCAGCCTTGTCCGCTGCCCAGATGCTGGAAGAAGATTTGGAAGACCAAAGCAAAGAGGATGTTGGACTCATCATCCGTAACTTAATGGACATCAAGGAACAAGTGCGCAAAATATCCGGCATCAAGGACGTGATCCTGCAGGATTACGCCGGAAACACACAGGTCGCCACCTTGGGTGGAGAGGAATAG